One Sediminicola sp. YIK13 DNA segment encodes these proteins:
- a CDS encoding DUF349 domain-containing protein — protein MLEEKDEQLQDNVGGDKKSETTEVSSSSEKSTDVTEKKEETSPKVPTEKKEPKTPLAEKEVAIPSDGKEEILTKDAATEKESKAPIAVEVEEIANTAKKEAEDSAPKKDEDAPTDEKDEDLLEEIDESNAEDAEDEDNRVRHQIPILDYHSMSMENLVGELQRLVKNEKVQAIKKHVDGIKYEFDLKFQDFIEHKKEEFVSNGGNEIDFRYNSVTKRQFNEVYTEYREKRDQYYKSLEHNLKDNLNKRLTIIEELKGLVNVEEDINTTYKNFKELQERWRTAGPIPRTNYNDVWRTYHHHIEIFYDFLHLNRELRDLDFKHNLEEKLRLIQRAEALANEPDLSMAFQELQTLHKIWKEDVGPVDKEHRELIWEAFSNATKVLHQRRQDHYKEMDKVYEENLVKKNEIIESIRAIASNMANNHKALQQQMKKVEELRESFFKAGKVPQKVNEQTWAAFKESVRDFNRNKNAYYKNLKKDQQENLDKKRALLELAVSLKDSEDYDTTTAEMKRIQNEWKKIGHVPRKYSDKIWNEFKNACNHYFDRLHSLKNVAHKEEEENLEQKNACLDRLKAFELSGDKQKDLASIKEYIAEWKTYGRVPFNKKNINVKFNKILDALFNKLDINKQEAELMKYGNKIQQLANADNERAIYNERTFIRRKIAESKSEINQLENNLQFFSNASEDSPVVQNVIKKINNHKDSLNTWKAKLKKLNILENNLNKEAEESEIEEDDATEKE, from the coding sequence ATGTTGGAAGAAAAAGACGAGCAACTACAAGATAATGTAGGTGGGGATAAAAAATCAGAAACTACTGAAGTCTCTTCGAGTTCAGAGAAAAGCACTGATGTAACAGAAAAAAAAGAAGAGACCAGCCCAAAGGTTCCTACAGAAAAAAAAGAGCCTAAGACTCCTCTTGCAGAGAAAGAGGTAGCTATTCCTTCGGATGGCAAAGAAGAGATCCTCACCAAGGATGCTGCGACTGAAAAAGAGTCTAAGGCTCCAATCGCAGTGGAAGTGGAGGAAATTGCCAATACCGCTAAAAAGGAGGCAGAAGATTCTGCTCCCAAAAAAGATGAAGATGCTCCTACAGATGAGAAAGATGAGGATTTATTGGAAGAGATAGACGAATCCAATGCCGAGGATGCCGAGGATGAAGACAATCGTGTTAGACATCAAATTCCAATTTTAGACTATCATTCCATGTCCATGGAAAATTTGGTCGGGGAGTTACAACGCCTCGTAAAGAACGAAAAAGTTCAGGCCATCAAAAAGCATGTAGATGGCATTAAGTATGAATTCGATTTAAAATTTCAGGACTTCATCGAACATAAAAAAGAAGAATTTGTCAGTAATGGCGGAAATGAAATTGACTTTAGATACAATTCCGTAACCAAGAGACAGTTCAATGAGGTATATACAGAATATCGTGAAAAGAGAGATCAGTACTATAAAAGCCTAGAGCACAACCTCAAGGACAATCTAAATAAGAGGCTGACCATAATAGAAGAGCTCAAGGGGCTTGTGAATGTAGAGGAAGATATCAATACCACCTACAAGAACTTCAAAGAATTACAGGAGAGGTGGCGTACCGCAGGTCCTATTCCAAGAACCAACTACAATGATGTCTGGCGCACCTACCACCACCATATTGAAATATTTTACGACTTCCTTCATCTCAATAGAGAACTTCGTGATCTAGATTTTAAACACAATTTAGAAGAGAAGCTCCGATTGATTCAACGCGCCGAGGCTTTGGCCAATGAACCCGATCTGAGCATGGCTTTTCAAGAACTACAAACCTTGCACAAAATCTGGAAAGAGGATGTAGGCCCGGTAGATAAGGAACATAGAGAGCTAATTTGGGAGGCGTTCAGCAATGCCACCAAAGTACTTCACCAGCGTAGACAAGACCATTACAAAGAGATGGACAAGGTCTATGAGGAGAACCTCGTGAAAAAAAATGAGATCATTGAGTCCATAAGAGCTATTGCTTCCAATATGGCCAATAACCATAAGGCACTGCAGCAGCAGATGAAAAAGGTGGAAGAATTAAGGGAGTCCTTTTTCAAAGCGGGGAAGGTACCTCAAAAGGTAAATGAGCAAACTTGGGCGGCATTCAAAGAAAGTGTCCGTGATTTCAATAGAAACAAAAATGCCTATTACAAGAACCTTAAAAAAGACCAACAAGAAAACCTCGATAAAAAAAGGGCCTTATTGGAACTGGCTGTATCCTTAAAAGATAGTGAAGATTATGACACTACTACGGCCGAAATGAAGCGGATACAAAACGAATGGAAAAAAATAGGTCACGTCCCGAGAAAGTACTCAGACAAAATTTGGAACGAATTCAAAAATGCCTGTAACCATTATTTTGACCGTTTGCATTCCTTGAAAAATGTGGCACATAAAGAGGAAGAAGAAAATCTGGAACAAAAAAATGCCTGTTTGGACCGATTAAAAGCTTTTGAGCTTAGTGGGGATAAGCAAAAAGATTTGGCAAGCATCAAGGAATATATTGCTGAATGGAAAACCTACGGCAGGGTTCCTTTTAACAAGAAAAACATCAATGTAAAATTCAATAAAATCTTGGATGCCCTTTTTAATAAATTGGACATTAACAAGCAGGAGGCCGAATTGATGAAATACGGCAACAAAATACAGCAATTGGCCAATGCCGATAATGAAAGGGCCATTTACAATGAACGCACTTTCATTAGAAGAAAAATAGCAGAAAGCAAAAGCGAGATCAATCAATTGGAAAATAATTTGCAATTCTTCTCCAATGCTTCAGAAGATAGTCCAGTTGTTCAGAATGTTATCAAGAAGATCAACAATCACAAGGACTCATTAAATACCTGGAAGGCAAAGCTGAAAAAGCTCAATATTCTAGAAAACAATCTTAATAAGGAGGCAGAAGAGTCAGAAATTGAAGAAGACGATGCCACTGAAAAGGAATAA